The region TGGCCGGGCGGGCGGTCACCGGCTCCGTGCCGGCCGCGGCGGTACGGGCGGTCGCCGCGCTCAGCGACGGGGCCGCGCGGGGGGTGGAGGTCTTCGGTACGGACGACTGGGCGTCGGCCTTCGCGCTGCTCCGCAAAGGGGGGCCTGACCGCCTGCTCGCCCGGGTGCGCGAGCTGGAGCTGGCCGATCCCGAGGGTTCCGCTGTGCCGCGGGGCAAGCCGTTCGACGACGCGACCGCCGTGCTGGCCGAGCTCTGAGCCCCCGGGGCGCCCCCGCGCCCCGGGGAGGGTGGTGGCCGCCCGTGCCCGCACGGCGGTCCGTCGCGGCCGGGGGCCAGAGGACCGGGCCGCGGCACGGAGGACCGCTCACCCGGGTGGAGGCGGCTGTTCAGAGGACTTCCGCCGTGGACTCGTTCAGGTCGTGGAGGAGGCGGGCCAGCTCCGCGAGATCCGTGCGGTTCCAGGCGGCGAGCTGGCGGAGGTAGGCGGCGCGGCGGGCGCCGCGCACCCGGTTGAAGCGGTCCCGGCCGCCCGGGGTGAGCCGCATCAGGAAGGCCCGCCCGTCGGCGGGATCCGGCTCCCGGGTGACCAGCCCGAGAACCTCAAGTGCCCGCAGCTGACGGCTCATCGTCGCCTTGCCGACCCCGAAGTAGGACGCCAGGTCGGTAGCCCGTTCGGGCTCGACCTCCTGGAGCCGGACCAGGAGCCCGTAGGCCGCCGGTTCGAGGTCGGGATGCACCGCCCTGGCCAGCTCGCCCGAGGCCGCCCGGGCGCGCCGGAAGAGCACCGTCAGCTCCCGCTCCAGCGCGTCCGCCGACGGGTCCGCGCCCGTCGCATCTGCCGCATTGCGCGCGTCGGTCACAGCATTCCCGCTTTCAACGCCTGAAAGTTGTCTTTACACACGGTGGTTTCCGCAGCACGCCAAGTATTTCGCAGGAGTAGACCAACGGCGGTAACAGGACCCTTTTCCCACGCGCGCAGCGTCCCACGTACCGTCCAACTGTCATGACCATTCCAAGGTCATGCCGAGTCCCCCACCTGGAGGCACGCATGTCCCACGGAGATCTCTCCGTCGTGCACGGCAACGGCTCGGTCCGGACCAGGCTCGCGCTCCTGGCCGGTTCACTCGTCACGATGCTCGCGATGGCGCTCGCCGCACCCGGCACCGCCCACGCGGCGAATTCCGGTCATATGACGCACCCGGACCTGGACTGGCTGGGCTCCCAGGTCAAGATCCACGAGGGCGCGATCGCCCCCGGGGACTCCAAGGCCGCCACCCCGAAGGTCAGCCAGACCCCGGGCCTGGACGTCTCCAGCTACCAGGGCAACGTCAACTGGGCCGGCGCCTGGTCGAACGGCGCGAAATTCGCGTACGTCAAGGCCACCGAGGGCACCTCGTACACCAATCCCAAATTCACCCAGCAGTACAACGGCTCCTACAACGTCGGCATGATCCGCGGCTCCTACCACTTCGCCCTGCCCGACGTGTCGACCGGCGCGGCCCAGGCCGATTACTTCGTCGCGCACGGCGGCGGCTGGTCCAAGGACGGCAAGACGCTGCCGGGCGCGCTGGACATGGAGTACAACCCGTACGGTGCCACCTGTTACGGGAAGACGGCCGGCGCGATGGTGAGCTGGATCTCCTCGTTCTCGAACGAGTACCACGCCAGGACCGGGCGCTACCCGACGATCTACACCTCCACCAACTGGTGGACGGCCTGCACGGGCAACAGCGGCGCCTTCGCCGCCAACAACGCGCTCTGGCTCGCCCGGTACGCCACCTCCATCGGCACCCTGCCGGCCGGCTGGGGCTACCAGACCTTCTGGCAGTACGCGGACTCCGGCACCTTCCCCGGTGACCAGGACCGCTTCAACGGCGCTCTCGACCGCGTCAAGGCCTACGCCAACGGCTGATCCGCCCACGCAGGCGGCCCCTTCCCCCGCGTTCGGGGGAAGGGGCCGCCTGCTGTCGCGGTGGCGGGGCGGCCGTCAGGCGGCCACCGGCACCTCCGGGACGCCGGCCTCGGCGGTGTCCAGGGCCAGCGCCAGCACCTGGCGGACATCGCTGACCGGGTGGACGTCGAGCGCGTCCAGGATCTCGGCGGGCACGTCGTCCAGGTCCGGCTCATTCCGCTTGGGGATCACCACGGTGGTGATCCCGGCCCGGTGCGCGGCCAGCAGCTTCTGCTTGACCCCGCCGATCGGCAGCACCCGCCCGGTCAGCGACACCTCACCGGTCATCGCGACGTCGGTGCGCACCCGCCGCCCGGACAGCAGCGACGCCAGCGCGGTCGTCATCGTGACACCGGCGCTCGGCCCGTCCTTGGGCACCGCTCCGGCCGGCACGTGGATGTGCACGCCCCGCTCCTTGAGGTCGCCGACCGGCAGCTCCAGCTCGGCGCCGCGCGAGCGCAGGAAGGACAGCGCGATCTGCGCGGACTCCTTCATCACGTCGCCCAGCTGGCCGGTGAGCTGGAGCCCGGAACCGCCGGTCTCCGGGTCGGCCAGCGACGCCTCGATGTACAGGACGTCACCGCCCGCGCCGGTCACCGCGAGCCCGGTGGCCACCCCGGGAACCGCCGTGCGCCGCTCCTCCGGGTCCTGCGCCGCCTCCGGCACGTGGTGCGGCCGGCCGATCAGCTTGCGCAGGTCGTCGGGCCCGACGGAGAAGGGCAGCTCCTGGTCGCCCAGCTCGTGCCGGGCGGCGATCTTCCGCAGGATGCGGGCGACCGTGCGCTCCAGCGCCCGGACCCCGGCCTCCCGGGTGTACTCCCCGGCCAGCCGGCGCAGCGCGCCCTCCTCCAGGGTCACCTCCTCGGCGTCGAGGCCCGCCCGCTCCAGCTGGCGCGGCAGCAGGTGGTCCCTGGCGATGACGACCTTCTCGTCCTCGGTGTAGCCGTCCAGCCGCACCAGCTCCATCCGGTCGAGCAGCGGCTCGGGGATGGCCTCCAGCACGTTCGCCGTGGCCAGGAAGACCACGTCGGACAGGTCCAGCTCGACTTCCAGGTAGTGGTCGCGGAAGGTGTGGTTCTGCGCCGGGTCCAGGACCTCCAGCAGGGCCGCGGCCGGGTCGCCGCGGTAGTCCGAGCCGACCTTGTCGATCTCGTCGAGCAGCACCACCGGGTTCATCGACCCGGCTTCCTTGATGGCCCGTACGACCCGGCCGGGCAGCGCGCCGACGTACGTCCTGCGGTGGCCGCGGATCTCGGCCTCGTCCCGTACGCCGCCCAGCGCGACCCGGACGAACTTGCGGCCCATCGCCCGCGCCACCGACTCGCCCAGCGACGTCTTTCCGACGCCGGGCGGGCCGACCAGCGCCAGCACCGCGCCGCCGCGGCGACCGCCCACGACGCCGAGGCCGCGGTCGGCCCTGCGCTTGCGTACGGCCAGGTATTCGGTGATGCGCTCCTTGACGTCGTCCAGACCCGCGTGGTCGGCGTCCAGCACCGCGCGGGCGCCCGCGACGTCGTACGTGTCCTCGGTCGTCGTGCTCCACGGCAGTTCGAGCACGGTGTCGAGCCAGGTGCGGATCCAGCTGCCCTCGGGCGAGGCGTCGGAGGACCGCTCCAGCTTCTCGACCTCCTTGAGCGCCGCCTCGCGCACCTTGTCCGGCAGCTCCGCGGCCTCGACCCGGGCGCGGTAGTCGTCGGCCTCGTCCTCGGGGTCGCCGTTCAGCTCGGACAGTTCCTTGCGGACCGCTTCGAGCTGCTGGCGCAGCAGGAATTCGCGCTGCTGCTTCTCCATGCCCTCCTGGACGTCCTTGCGGATCGTCTCGGCGACGTCCTGCTCGGCGAGGTGGTCGCGCAGCCACTGGATGGCCAGCTTCAGCCGGGCCACCGGGTCGACGGTCTCCAGCAGTTCGACGCGCTGCTCGGCGGTCAGATAGGGGCTGTAGCCGGAGTTGTCGGCGAGCTGGCCGACGTCGTCGATCTGCTGCACCCGGTCCACGACCTGCCAGGCACCGCGCTTGCGCAGCCAGCTGGTGGCCAGCGCCTTGTACTCCTTCATCAGCTCGGCCACGGTGCCGGGCGACTCGGCGGGGGTCGGCTCGTCTATGACGGTGCCCTCGACCCACAGGGCCGCGCCGGGGCCGGTGGTGCCCGCGCCGATCCTGATCCGGCTGCGGCCCTTGATCACGGCGCCGGGGTCGCCGTCGGACAGCCGTCCGACCTGCTCCACCGTGCCGAGGGTGCCGACGGCGGCGTATTGGCCGTCGATCCGCGGCACGAGCAGCACCCGCGGCTTGCCGCCGCTGCCGGCCGGGTGCGCGGCCTGCGCGGCCTCGACGGCGGCGCGGACCTCGGAGTCGGAGAGGTCGAGCGGCACGACCATGCCGGGCAGCACGACTTCGCCGTCCAGCGGGAGGACAGGCAGGGTCAGCGGGTTGGAGGGGAGGGACTCAATCGGCATGATCGCTCCTAATGCAAGCAAGTTGAGTACACCTGGCTCAATGCGGGGAGCTCCGCTGGTGTTCCCGGGTGCGTGTTCGCCCTGAGCGATCGCCTGCGCGGCGGGCGTCACCGGCCCCTGCGGGGCTCGTGCCGGTTCCACGACTGCGGCACCGTCGTGCCTGGTCGCGCAGTTCCCCGCGCCCCTGGGTGGGTGCCACTTGCGGTGGCGTGCTTGCCTGCGGCTGCGTCGTGGCTTGTCGCGCAGTTCCCCGCGCCCCTGGAAACGCTTGCCCTCTGCGGCGGGGGAGCCGGACCTCACCCTCAACGGCGGAGGAGACGTGCCCCGAAGGGGCGCGGGGAACTGCGCGCGCAACCATGACCGGCTCGCAGTGGTGCCGGAGGCGTGGCCACGTCCGTATGCACATGGCGGGCCCCCGCCCGCGGTCCCACGCGGGCGGGGGCACCGGCGCCGGTGGGCGGTCGGTCAGCGTTCCAGGAGAGCGATGCGGATGGCTCGTTCGACATGCGCGGCGGTGTTGGCGTATCCCGCGCCATTGGGGTGGACCAGGGTGACGCGCTTGTTGATGAGACCGCAGTTCAGTGCGGTGCCGGGGAGGCTTGAGGGCCAGTAGCCGGCGGCGTCGCCGCAGATTCCCTCGACCCACTTGGTGCCTGCGGGCTGGCAGGCGTCATGGCCCACGCTGGAGGAGTAGACGTCGACGTAGCGGTCGCCGAAGAACGAGGTGACCCGCTGGATGGTGCTGTTCAGCGGCTTGAGGACGTTGTCACGGAGCCAGTCGATGTCGGCGTGTTTGATCGAGCCCAGCTCGGTGAGGGACAGGCGGTTGCAGTCACTGGCCCGGTCCGGCAGGACCGCCGGGTAGCCGACGGTGATCACCTTGGCGTTGGGCGCGGCCTCGTGCACCTTGGCCAGCATCTCGATGTACTCGTCCTGGACCCTGGCGAGCTTGTCCTGGATGCTCTCCTCGCCCGCGGGCGGGTCGGTAAAGTGCTCGCGGCAGGACTCGCCGGTCTTCGGACCCAGTTCCAGGCACTTGAGGAGCATGCCGCCGAAGGGCAGGCTGTTGCCGCCGACGCCGATGGTGACGACGTCGGTCCGGTCGTTCAGGTTGGCGCGCTTGATCTGCGGGTCGACCGCGGGCCAGCCTCCGGCGGGGGGCTGGACCGGGCTGATCGGCGTCTGCTTGGTCTTGCCGATGTTGTCGATGGTGGCGTTGCCGCAGCTGACGTTGGTCAGGTGGACGGGTTCGCCGGGCGGGAACTCGTCGAGCTCCTGCTGGACCAGGCCGGGGTAGGCGCCGGTGGTGCGGTCGCAGCCGTCCCGCGACGCATCCCCGAGCGCGGGCTGCGGGTCCCCGACGAAGCCGCCGGCGGTGTACGAGTCGCCCAGGGCGGCCCACTGGTACTGACCAGCCGCACCAGCGGAGCCCGCGGGTACGAGGGCGACCACGGTCAGGGCGAGCCCGACCGCCAGTGCTCGCGCCCTGAGTCGGGAGACAGGGTGTCGCATCAATCCTCCAGAATCGACAAAAGACAGCCCGGAGCTCGCAATGTGCCCCACATCGGAAGGCGTCTCGCCAAGATCATCCACACCGCTTGCCCACGGCTCGACTGAATCGGCCCCGTCAGACCCGATCGAGCTAAATGATCGGATTTTCGCGCCGCCGCCTGCCACCAGCCGACTCAGCCACCGGATCGGCGAGTCAGCCGGGTCTTGGCCTGCCCCCGGTAGCGGCAGCGGCGCATGCCCGGCCGTGCGGGCGGTCTCCTCCAGCGCGGCACGGACCGCCTCGGTGACCAGTTCCAGCCGGGTCGGATCGCGCACCGCGGCCAGGACGTGGGTGGAATCGGTGCGCTGCGTGCTGCGCTCGCGTACCAGTCCGGCTTCCTTCGAACGAAAGAGCGCAGGATCGAGAAGCCATCCGTCCAGCGGATCAGGCGCAAAGGTGTGGAGAGGCATGCCGGGCCGCTGAGGATCCCGTCCGGTCAGCGAGTGCTGTACCCGGTTTCGAGGAGGTTGCGCAGGGTGGGGAGGGCGTCGTCCCCGACCGGGGCGTTGCGGGTCCAGGCGAGGAGGAGGGCGGCCAGGAAGAGGTCCCTGCCGCGTACGGTGGGACGGGCTGTGCCGTGCCGCTGAGCGGCGTCGACGAAGTCGTCCGTGATCGCGACCAGCTTCTCGCAGTTGGCGGCGAGGGGAGAGTCGTAGGAGGCGAGTGCCGTGAGGACGGGTTCGGGCAGGCCGCTGAAGGTGCTGAGGTAGTCCTCCAGGACCCGCATCCAGCGGCGCAGGGTCTGATCGGCATTGGCCGCGTCTTTCAGGGACGGCAACTGTTCCAGGAGTGCCTCGCCGTGCACGTCGAGGGCAGCGGCCAGCAGTGCCTCCCGGGTCGGGAAGTGCCGGTAGAGCGTGGCGGGCCCGACGCCGGCGTCCTTGGCGATGGCCTCCAGTGAGGTGCCGACGCCATGCTCGGTGAAGTGCCGTAGCGCTGTGTCGAGGACGCGCGCCCGGTTGCGAACGACGTCCGCCCGGGGTTTGCGCGCCACCGGCTGCGGGGCGCTCACGGCTGTTCCTGGGGGGTGGGACGGGTGGTGAACAGCACTCCGAACATGAAAAGGATGCTACCTCCGTTTTTTCGTGGTAGAAAACGGATGCAGCCTCCGGATCATCGGCCGGAGTCTGTCGGCCGCCGGGCGCAGCCGTGTTCGCCGGCGCCTCATGGGCGGTCCGGTGCCACACCGATGCGTCCCCCCCGCCCTCCAGCGCCGAGAGGCGCCCGCAGGGCTGCGCCGGCTCGCGGCCGCCGCCCACCGCAGAAGGAGAAATCGCAGTGCCTCGAACGCTCGGCCTTATCGGCAGCGGACTGATCGGTACCTCCCTGGCACGCCTCGCTGTGGCGGCCGGAATGAACGTCGTCCTCAGCAATTCCCGCGGGCCCGACACACTGGCCGACCTGGTGGCCTCGCTGGGCGAGGGGGCTCGTGCGGCGACCCCGGACGAGGCCGCCCGTGCCGGTGACCTCGTCGTCGTCACCATCCCGCTCAAGGCCTACGACCGGCTGCCCGTCGCGGCGCTGCGCGGCAGGACGGTCCTGGACACGATGAACTACTACCCGCAGCGCGACGGCCGCCTGGCGGTGCTGGACTCAAGCGAGCTCACCTCCAGCAGCCTCGTGCAACGCCACCTCGCGGGCTCGCGCCTGGTGAAGGCGTTCAACAGCATCGGCTCCAACCAGCTGTTCACCCTCGCTCGCCCCGCCGGAGCGCCGGACCGCAGCGCCCTGCCCGTCGCGGGCGACGACGAGACGGCGAAACAGGAAGCGGCACAGCTCCTGGACACCCTCGGCTACGACACCGTGGACACGGGCACGCTGGCCGAGAGCTGGCGCAGCGAGCCGGGCACGCCCGTGTACACCAAGCCGTACCTCGGCGAACCACCCGCCGGTCTCACCCCCGCCGACTACTTCCCGTGGTTCCTGAGCACTCCCGGGGTGCCCGTTCCGGCGGCCCGGGTCCGCGAACTGGTCGCCGAGGCGGAACGGGGGCGTGCGGGCGGGGTACTGCCGCAGGGTGCGGGAGGCAGCCAGGCCAGCCTCTGACCGGGTCCCCTCAGTGCCCTTCGACCGGGCCCTGGCCGACACCCCGACCACCAGGCTCGGCACCTCCACACCCGCCTGGCCCGGCGCGGACCCACCAAGATCACCGACAGGGTCGCACTAGGGTGGGGGGATGATCGCGGGAGACGGGGGGCCGGTCGTCGTGGACCGGCGGAACGGGCCGGCCGGGGAGATCGTGCTGCGGCGCCGCGGCGAGCGGCGCTACGAGATCATCGCCAACGGCTGCTTCCTCATGGACACCTCCGACGGCAGGTCGGAAAGGCTTCTGGTCGACGCCGCGCTGCAAGCGCTGGACCGGGGCGGGGACAGGGGCGAGGACAAGCCGAGCGTCCTCCTCGGCGGCCTCGGCGTCGGCTTCTCACTGGCCCGGGCGGCAGCCGGGCCGTGGGGGCGTATCGAGGTGGTGGAGCGCGAGCCCGCCGTCGTGGCGTGGCACCGCGAGGGGCCGTTGCGGGAATTCTCCGCGGGCGCCCTGGACGACCCGAGGGTGTTCCTCGTGGTGGACGACCTGCTGGCGCACCTGCGGCGCCCGGGTAAGGCGTACGACGCCTTGTGCCTGGACATCGACAACGGGCCGGACTGGACAGTCACCGAGAACAACGGCAGTCTCTACAGTCCCAGCGGCCTCGACGCCTGCCGGAACCGGCTCACGCCGGGCGGCGTCCTCGCAGTGTGGTCGGCACAACCGTCGGCCGCATTCGAGGCGGCACTGCGGTCCGCGGGATTCGAACGGGTGCACACCCTTGAGATCCCGGTGCTCCGCGGGGTGCCTGATGTCGTGCACCTGGCACACCGGGCGTCCTGAGGCGTGATGGTCACAGCAGCGGCCCGCCCCGTACGCTGCCGGTATTCCAGGACGATTGTGGTGGGGCGGAATTGGACGGCACGCAGACGACGGGCGCGCAGCGCCGGGTGCTCGTGGTCGAGGACGACCGGACGATAGCGCAGGCGATCGCGGCACGGCTCCAGGCCGAGGGCTTCCAGGTGCGGACCGCGGGGGACGGCCCGGCCGCAGTGGAGGCCGCCCATTCGTGGCAGCCCGACCTGCTGGTCCTGGACGTGATGCTGCCCGGCTACGACGGGCTCGAAGTGTGCCGCAGGGTGCAGGCGGACCGGCCGGTGCCGGTGCTGATGCTGACCGCGCGGGACGACGAGACCGACATGCTGGTCGGCCTCGGCGTCGGCGCGGACGACTACATGACCAAGCCGTTCTCGATGCGGGAGCTGGCCGCCCGGGTGCATGTGCTGCTGCGCCGGGTCGAGCGAGCCGCGACGGCCGCGCACAGCCCGCGGGGCGCCGCGATCCAGCTCGGCGACCTGGAGATCGACCACGCCCAGCGGCGGGTCAGGGTCGGCGGCTCCGACGTACATCTGACGCCGACGGAGTTCGAGCTGCTGGTGTGCCTGGCGCAGCAGCCCAGGGCGGTGCTGTCCCGCGAGCAGCTGCTGGCCGAGGTGTGGGACTGGGCCGACGCGTCGGGCACCAGGACCGTGGACAGCCACGTGAAGGCGCTGCGCCGGAAGATCGGCGCGGACCGTATCCGTACCGTCCACGGTGTCGGCTACGCGCTGGAGATGCCCTCGAAGTGAGCGGGAGAGTGCGGCGGTGAGGCGCTTGTGGCGTCGGGTGTGGGCGGCGCTGCGGCCGTGGGACCCGTACCGGTCGATCAAGGCGGCGCTCCAGCTGCTGGTGCTGGTGTCGGTACTGATCACCACGGGGCTGGTGATCCTGGCGATCCACTCGGCGACCGAGCTGCGGGTGATCACCATCTTCTCGATCATCGCGTCGCTGCTGATCACCCAGATCGTGGCGAACGGCCTGACGGCCCCGCTGCGGGAGATGACGGCGGTCGCGCGGGCCATGGCGGGCGGCGACTACAGCCGCAGGGTGACGCGGGTGCGCAGGGACGAGGTCGGCGAGCTGGCCGAGACGTTCAACCGGATGGCCGCCGACCTGGCCGCCGCCGACCGGCACCGCAAGGAGCTGGTGGCGAATGTCTCGCACGAGCTGCGCACCCCGATCGCGGCGCTGCGCGCGGTGCTGGAGAACGTGGTGGACGGGGTGTCGGCCGCCGACCCCGAGACGATGCGGCTGGCCCTCCAGCAGACCGAGCGGCTCGGCAAGCTGGTCAGCCAGCTGCTGGACCTGTCGCGCCTGGACAGCGGGGCGGTACGGCTGGACACCAAGCCGTTCGAGGTGTGGCCGTACCTGTCGGCGGTGCTCAAGACGGCGAGCCTGGGCATGGGCACCGGCGGCTCCGGGTCGCGCTCCAGGGCCCGGGCGGACGTCCCGCTGCACCTGGACGTGTCACCCCTGGGCCTGACCGCCTACGCCGACGGTGAGCGGCTGCACCAGGTGGTGGCCAACCTGGTCGACAACGCCGTCAAGCACAGCCCGCCGGGCGGCCGGGTCACCGTACGGGCGCGTCGCGGAATGGCGCCGGGCAGCCTGGAGATCGACGTGGTGGACGAGGGCCCCGGCATCCCGGCGGCCGACCGCGTACGGGTCTTCGAGCGCTTCCACCGCGGCTCCCATCCGGGCGGCGACGGCGGTACGGGACTGGGGCTGGCGATCGCGCGCTGGGCGGTGGATCTGCACGGCGGACGGATAGAAGTGGCCGAATCCCCCCGGGGCTGCCGCATCCACGTCACCCTCCCAGGTGTCGCCGCGGCCGGATCTTGACTTAGAGTGGCCGCAGTTCACGCAGCGCGTAAGGCCGACTTCTGACCGGGCAACCCTCAAGAGGGACCAATTTCCCGCCAGGAACGGCCCTGAAACCAGACTTCGGGTGTGACTTGCGCGACGACTGGGCCCCGGGCCTGCGGCGGAGGGTCCGGTAGGCGTAGCCTTTATTTCCGCTGTCCACCATCTTGTGAAGCGGAAGAGGGCGGTTACCGCCGTGTCGCCACAGTCCCCCAATAGCTCTAGTGTCACGACCGACCACGAAGTGCAGGGCGCAGGCCCTGCAGCGGGTTTCGGCCCGAACGAGTGGCTGGTCGATGAGATCTACCAGCAGTACCTCCAGGATCCGAACTCGGTAGACCGAGCCTGGTGGGACTTCTTCGCCGACTACAAGCCGGACGGCTCCGCCGCTCCGGCGGCGCCCGCGGGCCAGGGCGGGGCGTCCGGTGCCGCGGCGCGTGCGACCACCGCACCGGTGACTTCCGGCCAGCCCGTGCCCCCCGCGCCCGCCGCCCCCGCGGAGCCGGCCCCCGCGGCCCCGGCTCCCGTAGCGGCGGCCCCGGCGCCCGCGGCCCCCGCCGCGCCCGTTCCCGCCGCCGCGGCGCCCGCGAAGCCCGCAGCTCCCGCGGCGCCCGCCGCCGCCCCCGCGGCCCCCGCACCCGCCGCCAAGGCGGCGCCGGCCCCGGCCGCCGAGCCGGAGACCGAGTTCGTGACGCTGCGCGGCCCCGCCGCGGCTGTGGCGAAGAACATGAGCGCCTCGCTCGAACTGCCGACGGCCACCTCGGTGCGCGCCATCCCGGTGAAGCTGCTGTTCGACAACCGCATCGTCATCAACAACCACCTCAAGCGCGCCCGCGGCGGCAAGGTCTCCTTCACGCACCTGATCGGCTACGCCATGGTGCAGGCGCTCAAGGCGATGCCGTCGATGAACCACTCCTTCGCGCTGAAGGACGGCAAGCCGACGCTGGTCAAGCCCGACCACGTCAACCTGGGCCTGGCCATCGACCTGGTGAAGGCCAACGGCGACCGCCAGCTGGTCGTCGCGGCCATCAAGCAGGCCGAGACGCTGAACTTCTTCGAGTTCTGGCAGGCCTACGAGGACATCGTCCGCCGGGCCAGGTCCGGCAAGCTCACCATGGACGACTTCCAGGGCGTCACGGCCTCGCTGACCAACCCCGGCGGCCTGGGCACCGTCCACTCGGTGCCGCGGCTGATGCCCGGCCAGAGCATGATCCTCGGCGTCGGCTCGATGGACTACCCGGCGGAGTTCCAGGGCACCTCGCAGGACACCCTGAACAAGCTGGGCATCTCCAAGGTCATGACGCTGACCAGCACCTACGACCACCGGGTGATCCAGGGTGCCGCCTCCGGCGAATTCCTGCGGGTCATGAGCCAGCTGCTGCTCGGCGAGAACGACTTCTTCGACGACATCTTCGCCGCGCTGCGCATCCCGTACGAGCCGGTCCGGTGGCGTACCGACATCGACACCGCGCACGACGACGACGTCACCAAGGCCGCGCGGGTCTTCGAGCTGATCCACTCCTACCGGGTCCGCGGCCATGTCATGGCCGACACCGACCCGCTGGAGTACCGCCAGCGCAAGCACCCCGACCTGGACGTGCTGGAGCACGGGCTCAC is a window of Streptomyces sp. NBC_01477 DNA encoding:
- a CDS encoding HAMP domain-containing sensor histidine kinase, whose amino-acid sequence is MRRLWRRVWAALRPWDPYRSIKAALQLLVLVSVLITTGLVILAIHSATELRVITIFSIIASLLITQIVANGLTAPLREMTAVARAMAGGDYSRRVTRVRRDEVGELAETFNRMAADLAAADRHRKELVANVSHELRTPIAALRAVLENVVDGVSAADPETMRLALQQTERLGKLVSQLLDLSRLDSGAVRLDTKPFEVWPYLSAVLKTASLGMGTGGSGSRSRARADVPLHLDVSPLGLTAYADGERLHQVVANLVDNAVKHSPPGGRVTVRARRGMAPGSLEIDVVDEGPGIPAADRVRVFERFHRGSHPGGDGGTGLGLAIARWAVDLHGGRIEVAESPRGCRIHVTLPGVAAAGS
- a CDS encoding MarR family winged helix-turn-helix transcriptional regulator codes for the protein MTDARNAADATGADPSADALERELTVLFRRARAASGELARAVHPDLEPAAYGLLVRLQEVEPERATDLASYFGVGKATMSRQLRALEVLGLVTREPDPADGRAFLMRLTPGGRDRFNRVRGARRAAYLRQLAAWNRTDLAELARLLHDLNESTAEVL
- a CDS encoding response regulator transcription factor — translated: MDGTQTTGAQRRVLVVEDDRTIAQAIAARLQAEGFQVRTAGDGPAAVEAAHSWQPDLLVLDVMLPGYDGLEVCRRVQADRPVPVLMLTARDDETDMLVGLGVGADDYMTKPFSMRELAARVHVLLRRVERAATAAHSPRGAAIQLGDLEIDHAQRRVRVGGSDVHLTPTEFELLVCLAQQPRAVLSREQLLAEVWDWADASGTRTVDSHVKALRRKIGADRIRTVHGVGYALEMPSK
- a CDS encoding spermidine synthase, whose translation is MIAGDGGPVVVDRRNGPAGEIVLRRRGERRYEIIANGCFLMDTSDGRSERLLVDAALQALDRGGDRGEDKPSVLLGGLGVGFSLARAAAGPWGRIEVVEREPAVVAWHREGPLREFSAGALDDPRVFLVVDDLLAHLRRPGKAYDALCLDIDNGPDWTVTENNGSLYSPSGLDACRNRLTPGGVLAVWSAQPSAAFEAALRSAGFERVHTLEIPVLRGVPDVVHLAHRAS
- a CDS encoding SGNH/GDSL hydrolase family protein, whose amino-acid sequence is MRHPVSRLRARALAVGLALTVVALVPAGSAGAAGQYQWAALGDSYTAGGFVGDPQPALGDASRDGCDRTTGAYPGLVQQELDEFPPGEPVHLTNVSCGNATIDNIGKTKQTPISPVQPPAGGWPAVDPQIKRANLNDRTDVVTIGVGGNSLPFGGMLLKCLELGPKTGESCREHFTDPPAGEESIQDKLARVQDEYIEMLAKVHEAAPNAKVITVGYPAVLPDRASDCNRLSLTELGSIKHADIDWLRDNVLKPLNSTIQRVTSFFGDRYVDVYSSSVGHDACQPAGTKWVEGICGDAAGYWPSSLPGTALNCGLINKRVTLVHPNGAGYANTAAHVERAIRIALLER
- a CDS encoding lysozyme; this encodes MSHGDLSVVHGNGSVRTRLALLAGSLVTMLAMALAAPGTAHAANSGHMTHPDLDWLGSQVKIHEGAIAPGDSKAATPKVSQTPGLDVSSYQGNVNWAGAWSNGAKFAYVKATEGTSYTNPKFTQQYNGSYNVGMIRGSYHFALPDVSTGAAQADYFVAHGGGWSKDGKTLPGALDMEYNPYGATCYGKTAGAMVSWISSFSNEYHARTGRYPTIYTSTNWWTACTGNSGAFAANNALWLARYATSIGTLPAGWGYQTFWQYADSGTFPGDQDRFNGALDRVKAYANG
- the lon gene encoding endopeptidase La, encoding MPIESLPSNPLTLPVLPLDGEVVLPGMVVPLDLSDSEVRAAVEAAQAAHPAGSGGKPRVLLVPRIDGQYAAVGTLGTVEQVGRLSDGDPGAVIKGRSRIRIGAGTTGPGAALWVEGTVIDEPTPAESPGTVAELMKEYKALATSWLRKRGAWQVVDRVQQIDDVGQLADNSGYSPYLTAEQRVELLETVDPVARLKLAIQWLRDHLAEQDVAETIRKDVQEGMEKQQREFLLRQQLEAVRKELSELNGDPEDEADDYRARVEAAELPDKVREAALKEVEKLERSSDASPEGSWIRTWLDTVLELPWSTTTEDTYDVAGARAVLDADHAGLDDVKERITEYLAVRKRRADRGLGVVGGRRGGAVLALVGPPGVGKTSLGESVARAMGRKFVRVALGGVRDEAEIRGHRRTYVGALPGRVVRAIKEAGSMNPVVLLDEIDKVGSDYRGDPAAALLEVLDPAQNHTFRDHYLEVELDLSDVVFLATANVLEAIPEPLLDRMELVRLDGYTEDEKVVIARDHLLPRQLERAGLDAEEVTLEEGALRRLAGEYTREAGVRALERTVARILRKIAARHELGDQELPFSVGPDDLRKLIGRPHHVPEAAQDPEERRTAVPGVATGLAVTGAGGDVLYIEASLADPETGGSGLQLTGQLGDVMKESAQIALSFLRSRGAELELPVGDLKERGVHIHVPAGAVPKDGPSAGVTMTTALASLLSGRRVRTDVAMTGEVSLTGRVLPIGGVKQKLLAAHRAGITTVVIPKRNEPDLDDVPAEILDALDVHPVSDVRQVLALALDTAEAGVPEVPVAA
- a CDS encoding TetR/AcrR family transcriptional regulator — protein: MSAPQPVARKPRADVVRNRARVLDTALRHFTEHGVGTSLEAIAKDAGVGPATLYRHFPTREALLAAALDVHGEALLEQLPSLKDAANADQTLRRWMRVLEDYLSTFSGLPEPVLTALASYDSPLAANCEKLVAITDDFVDAAQRHGTARPTVRGRDLFLAALLLAWTRNAPVGDDALPTLRNLLETGYSTR
- a CDS encoding NADPH-dependent F420 reductase, whose amino-acid sequence is MPRTLGLIGSGLIGTSLARLAVAAGMNVVLSNSRGPDTLADLVASLGEGARAATPDEAARAGDLVVVTIPLKAYDRLPVAALRGRTVLDTMNYYPQRDGRLAVLDSSELTSSSLVQRHLAGSRLVKAFNSIGSNQLFTLARPAGAPDRSALPVAGDDETAKQEAAQLLDTLGYDTVDTGTLAESWRSEPGTPVYTKPYLGEPPAGLTPADYFPWFLSTPGVPVPAARVRELVAEAERGRAGGVLPQGAGGSQASL